In Inquilinus sp. Marseille-Q2685, one genomic interval encodes:
- a CDS encoding glycosyltransferase family 2 protein, which produces MSISVLILTLNEELNLPDCLDAVSWSDDIVVLDSGSTDRTVEIAKAAGARVYHRVQDNEHAQRTYGLRQIEFRHPWVYMPDADEITPPDLRDEMLAIAADPGRPEVMFRVRFKNIFMGRWIRHSSLYPTWVVRLVRPEKISFERQINLQCVADGLEGRLQSHFYHYSFNKGLNAWYEKHNRYSWFEAQESLKSLRRGGLKLADIFSGRAELRRRALKELSFRLPFRPALRFLYMYFIRGGFLDGGAGYLYCRLLTAYEYMIVVKMMEIRRREQGLRV; this is translated from the coding sequence ATGAGCATCTCCGTCCTGATCCTGACCCTGAACGAGGAACTCAACCTGCCGGACTGCCTGGATGCGGTGTCGTGGAGCGACGATATCGTCGTGCTCGATTCCGGCAGCACCGACCGGACGGTGGAGATCGCCAAGGCCGCAGGCGCGCGGGTGTATCATCGCGTGCAGGACAACGAGCACGCCCAGCGCACCTACGGGCTCAGGCAGATCGAGTTCAGGCATCCCTGGGTCTATATGCCGGATGCGGACGAGATCACGCCGCCGGACCTGCGGGACGAGATGCTCGCGATCGCCGCCGACCCGGGCCGCCCCGAAGTGATGTTCCGGGTCCGGTTCAAGAACATCTTCATGGGCCGCTGGATCCGCCACAGCAGCCTGTACCCGACCTGGGTGGTCCGCCTCGTGCGACCGGAGAAGATCTCGTTCGAGCGCCAGATCAATCTGCAATGCGTCGCCGACGGTCTGGAAGGACGCCTGCAGAGCCATTTCTACCACTACAGCTTCAACAAGGGCCTCAATGCCTGGTACGAGAAGCACAACCGGTATTCGTGGTTTGAGGCGCAGGAATCGCTGAAGAGCCTCCGGCGAGGCGGGCTGAAGCTCGCCGACATCTTCAGCGGTCGCGCCGAGCTGCGGCGGCGGGCGCTCAAGGAGCTGTCGTTCCGCCTGCCGTTCCGGCCGGCCCTGAGGTTCCTCTACATGTACTTCATCCGGGGCGGATTCCTCGATGGGGGGGCGGGCTATCTGTATTGCCGGCTGCTCACGGCCTATGAGTACATGATCGTCGTCAAGATGATGGAGATCCGCCGCCGCGAGCAGGGGCTGCGGGTGTGA
- a CDS encoding glycosyltransferase family 4 protein translates to MKLAYFGFPHIGGTYSVFRHLHAGLAPAGIDLRWLGHGPAAHGAAGSPAFRAERDRGTVVGRPGDDEKAGARATIEAIEGGGFDGVFVNVCADRVQTNCARYLSPRILRVMIVHNITPGTYAAARSIRDHVHATVAVSDRIRADLVSHHGFDAGRTEVIPNGIEAAGMVRGDRRGAGGRPRLLYLGRIEDQAKGVLWLPRILREVPEPVTLTVAGDGPDLARLKQGCDGLGGRIRFRGAVAPEAVGALLAEHDMLIMPSRFEGFPVTMVEAMTAGCVPVASLIRGVTDMAIRDGWNGRLFPVGDVKAAARAVTELAQDPAALARMSERASQSARDLFGVDLMARRYRDLLDRLAGARPAVAAPLDLARWSFPAGLRDGFRTYLPTPVKNGLRMLRERYA, encoded by the coding sequence ATGAAGCTGGCCTATTTCGGCTTCCCGCATATCGGCGGCACATATTCGGTGTTCCGCCACCTGCATGCGGGACTGGCCCCGGCCGGCATCGATCTCCGCTGGCTCGGCCACGGGCCCGCGGCCCACGGCGCTGCCGGCAGCCCGGCCTTCCGCGCCGAGCGGGATCGCGGCACCGTGGTGGGCCGGCCGGGCGACGACGAGAAGGCCGGCGCCCGCGCGACGATCGAGGCGATCGAAGGCGGGGGCTTCGACGGCGTCTTCGTGAATGTCTGCGCCGACCGGGTGCAGACCAACTGCGCCCGCTACCTCTCCCCGCGGATCCTCCGGGTGATGATCGTGCACAACATCACCCCGGGGACCTATGCGGCGGCCCGGTCGATCCGGGACCATGTGCATGCCACGGTGGCCGTCTCCGACAGGATCCGGGCCGACCTCGTGTCGCATCATGGCTTCGACGCCGGCCGGACGGAGGTGATTCCGAACGGGATCGAGGCCGCCGGCATGGTCCGGGGCGACCGCCGCGGTGCCGGCGGTCGGCCGCGCCTGCTCTATCTCGGCCGGATCGAGGACCAGGCGAAAGGGGTGCTCTGGCTGCCGCGCATCCTGCGGGAGGTGCCGGAGCCGGTGACCCTCACCGTCGCCGGCGACGGCCCCGACCTGGCCCGCCTCAAGCAGGGCTGCGACGGCCTCGGCGGGCGCATCCGCTTCCGCGGTGCCGTCGCGCCGGAGGCCGTCGGCGCGCTGCTCGCGGAACATGACATGCTGATCATGCCCTCCCGCTTCGAAGGGTTCCCGGTGACGATGGTGGAGGCGATGACCGCCGGCTGCGTGCCCGTCGCGTCGCTGATCCGCGGCGTCACCGACATGGCGATCCGGGACGGGTGGAACGGGCGGCTCTTTCCGGTGGGCGACGTCAAGGCCGCGGCGCGCGCCGTGACGGAGCTGGCGCAGGATCCGGCGGCGCTGGCGCGGATGTCGGAGCGGGCGAGCCAGTCCGCGCGCGACCTGTTCGGCGTGGACCTGATGGCGCGGCGGTATCGGGACCTTCTCGACCGCCTGGCCGGGGCTCGCCCGGCGGTGGCCGCACCGCTCGATCTCGCGCGATGGAGCTTCCCGGCGGGGCTGAGGGACGGCTTCAGGACCTATCTGCCGACACCGGTCAAGAACGGCCTTCGGATGCTTCGTGAGCGCTACGCATGA
- a CDS encoding MraY family glycosyltransferase: MPDLTPHLLNGFLLAVVLVAWMQRIAPRLGLVDRPSERKRHEGIVPRCGGLAMFAAYGIGLLLFDRTLQGPWVFVGGLAVIVAAGAADDRLDLRPLIRLLAQTFAAIAIIVLGQHRIADLGASTPGLASALGEPLLSAVCLVMTIVFLVGLTNAFNMIDGLDGLAGGTAAAALFWLALLASFIGRQELVAEIALLLAAVLGFLVFNTRHRWRPRALVFMGDAGSTMLGAAIGYFIIDLSSGPQPTIPFPVLLWVCIIPVVDTLSLIVRRLLAGRSPFSPDRWHLHHLLLDLGVPHALSAMIIIGVSILLGAVAYLGSVLLIPDSVLTIGLLAPVATQLGFVWMASRRDRVPAAGQLAPEPRR, translated from the coding sequence ATGCCGGACCTGACGCCTCATTTGCTCAATGGCTTTCTGCTGGCCGTGGTTCTCGTGGCCTGGATGCAGCGGATCGCCCCGCGGCTGGGCCTGGTCGACCGGCCGTCGGAACGCAAGCGGCACGAAGGCATCGTGCCGAGATGCGGCGGCCTGGCGATGTTCGCCGCCTACGGCATCGGACTCCTGCTCTTCGACCGGACGTTGCAGGGCCCCTGGGTCTTCGTCGGCGGCCTCGCCGTCATCGTCGCGGCCGGCGCGGCGGACGATCGCCTCGATCTCCGGCCCCTGATCCGGCTTCTGGCGCAGACCTTCGCCGCCATCGCCATCATCGTCCTCGGGCAGCACCGGATCGCCGATCTGGGCGCCAGCACCCCGGGCCTGGCGTCGGCGCTGGGCGAGCCGCTCCTGTCGGCCGTCTGCCTGGTCATGACCATCGTCTTCCTGGTCGGCCTGACCAACGCCTTCAACATGATCGACGGCCTGGACGGGCTGGCCGGGGGGACCGCCGCGGCGGCCCTGTTCTGGCTGGCGCTGCTGGCCTCCTTCATCGGGCGGCAGGAGCTGGTGGCGGAGATCGCGCTGCTGCTGGCCGCGGTCCTCGGCTTCCTGGTGTTCAACACCCGCCATCGCTGGCGCCCGCGGGCGCTGGTGTTCATGGGCGATGCGGGCAGCACGATGCTGGGCGCCGCGATCGGCTATTTCATCATCGACCTCTCCTCCGGGCCGCAGCCGACGATTCCCTTCCCGGTCCTGCTGTGGGTCTGCATCATCCCGGTGGTCGACACGCTCAGCCTGATCGTGCGGCGGCTGCTGGCGGGGCGCAGCCCGTTCTCGCCCGACCGCTGGCATCTCCATCATCTTCTGCTCGACCTCGGCGTCCCGCACGCGCTCTCGGCGATGATCATCATCGGGGTGTCGATCCTGCTGGGCGCCGTCGCCTATCTCGGATCGGTGCTGTTGATCCCGGACTCGGTGCTGACCATCGGGCTCCTGGCGCCGGTCGCGACGCAGCTCGGCTTCGTCTGGATGGCGTCCCGGCGCGACCGCGTGCCGGCGGCCGGGCAGCTCGCTCCGGAACCCAGGCGATGA
- a CDS encoding glycosyltransferase family 2 protein, translated as MPKIDICIPCYHYGHFLGDCLDSVLAQATKDLRILVIDDASTDDSVAVARRYAERHPCIEVLAHAVNHGHIRTYNEGIAWARSDYLLLLSADDLLVPGALDRAIAVMDRHPDIALVYGFAHDLLPDQPLPPMPDPQAQPEWRIETGIDFTARLCREPGNPIATPTAVVRTAAQQSVGGYRPELTHSGDMEMWLRLASRGAVASTPMLQGIKRVHGRNMSVTSSDVILRDYQQRAEAFRSFFRNEGHGLEHAPFLHRLALRRLAQHAFWTAMAQSARGRWGTARRLLRLVHELDPSTPFLPLLGALTRIHRPDRRFVALVRDVLGRRDPAG; from the coding sequence ATGCCGAAGATCGATATTTGCATTCCTTGCTACCATTACGGGCATTTTCTCGGAGACTGTCTCGACAGCGTTCTCGCCCAGGCGACCAAGGATCTCCGCATCCTCGTCATCGACGATGCCTCGACCGACGATTCCGTAGCGGTCGCCAGGCGCTACGCGGAACGGCATCCCTGCATCGAGGTGCTGGCGCATGCCGTCAATCACGGGCATATCCGCACCTATAACGAAGGCATCGCCTGGGCCCGGTCCGACTATCTGCTGCTGCTCAGCGCCGATGATCTGCTGGTGCCGGGCGCGCTCGATCGTGCGATCGCGGTGATGGACCGCCATCCGGACATCGCGCTGGTCTACGGCTTCGCCCACGACCTGCTTCCGGACCAGCCCCTGCCGCCGATGCCGGACCCGCAGGCCCAGCCGGAGTGGCGGATCGAGACGGGTATCGATTTCACCGCCCGCCTGTGCCGCGAGCCGGGCAATCCCATCGCCACCCCGACGGCGGTCGTCCGGACGGCCGCGCAGCAGAGCGTCGGCGGCTACCGTCCGGAATTGACGCATTCCGGCGACATGGAGATGTGGCTGCGGCTGGCGAGCCGGGGAGCCGTCGCCAGCACCCCGATGCTGCAGGGGATCAAGCGCGTGCACGGCCGCAACATGTCGGTCACGTCTTCCGACGTCATCCTGCGCGATTATCAGCAGCGCGCCGAGGCCTTCCGGTCGTTCTTCCGGAACGAGGGGCATGGGCTGGAGCACGCGCCTTTCCTGCACCGCCTGGCCCTGCGCCGGCTGGCGCAGCACGCCTTCTGGACCGCCATGGCGCAGTCGGCCCGCGGCCGTTGGGGCACCGCCCGCCGCCTGCTGCGGCTGGTGCACGAGCTCGACCCGTCGACTCCGTTCCTGCCGCTGCTCGGCGCCTTGACGCGGATTCACCGGCCGGACAGGCGCTTCGTCGCCCTGGTGCGGGACGTGCTCGGCCGCCGCGATCCGGCCGGGTGA
- a CDS encoding DUF4082 domain-containing protein → MESANSALSLPLAAPVGAVLAPIGSLLDRLMPGAPTPSGETPSVPSETEGGAASIPADTGPPEPPTLLPQTAATAINPIVLENQKTGNPESEWGIEGSGSANIQGFATSISVNHGQTVDFKIATDSTDYRIDIYRLGYYGGMGARKVATIDRQLTSAQVQPHPLVDYSTGLIDCGNWSVSASWDVPADAVSGVYIAKLVREDGTEGASHIPFIVRDDEADSDITFQTSDTTWQAYNAWGGASLYGGNVPTDPADLIGWTPPNCSCGLTAIGRATKVSYNRPFITTDSPYSAGPQDWIFGVEHSAIRWLEQNGYDVNYISGVDTDRDAAQLLNTKMFLSVGHDEYWSGQQRANVEAARDAGVNLAFWSGNEVYWKTRWETSIDGSGTPYRTLVTYKETWGDRTDPSNTGTGTWRDPRFADPGQEPENSLTGTMFTVDAYRLDTITIPYDYSNLRFWRNTDVADLQPGQTYSLVQNLLGYEWDSDVDNGFRPAGLINLSLSTVSVDTYLRDYGTSVGSATVDHSLTMYRAESGALVFGAGTVYWSWGLDDNHDNEATPVDRNVQQAMVNMFADMGIQPGTLQASLIMATGSTDHTAPTATVLTPANGTGLVEGQRVVITGTAQDFGGGIVAGVEVSTDGGVTWRKASGRESWSYAWNAQAAGTYVIMARAADDSVNLGAASTGVSVTVTLPSTESMWTFANKPTQVHIQDRNAVELGMRFSSNAAGTISGVRFYKGFYNQGTHTGSLWSADGTLLATATFTNETLEGWQTVTFSNPVSIQPGTTYIVSYHSNGFYSADAGYFDVARTNGHLTAPVGAGVYAYGTSSLFPSNVFQNENFWVDALFTPGPGGGNVAPVANNDNGLATNQGVALTVQAATLLANDTDPNGDPLTVTGVGNAVNGTVSFDSQSGAITFTPTAGYSGPASFTYTISDGRGGTATGTANLTVNPPGTGLSLWSTSTTPGTVTVNDGSPVELGVKFVASSNGTITGIRFYKGAQNTGPHTASLWTATGTLLATATFTGETATGWQTVTFANPVAISSGTTYVASYHTNGYYSADSGYFTASYSNGPLSAPANAGVYAYGGSSLFPTNSWNASNYWVDVLYNQSGGASNQPPTAVADDGFSTAQNAPLAIAAGDLLANDTDPNGDALTVTGVSNPVNGAVSLNSQTNTITFTPTAGFTGTASFTYTISDGRGGTASATVDVTVRQAGDGVSLFLPTDTPATVTEEDPNSVELGMKFSASAGGTITGIRFYKGPQNTGPHTASLWTASGTLLATATFTGETATGWQTVTFANPVAISAGTTYVASYHTNGYYSATSGYFTTSRSNGPLTAPVDAGVYAYSGSSMFPTNSWNATNYWVDVVYNQSGTGTNQPPTAVADSGLSTNRDAALSIPTSTLLANDTDPNGDALTVTGVSNPVNGTVSLNSQTNTVTFTPTAGFTGTASFTYAISDGRGGTASATASLTVAPPPAGSSLFSASDTPAIASVNDPSPVELGMKFQADVAGTITALRYYKSAQDTGTHQGHLWTATGQLLATVTFTNETASGWQTAVLAQPVAIDANTTYITSYHSNGYYAATPNYFADDVVNGHLRALADATGGGNGVFAYGASGSFPTGSFNRTNYSADVVFNPQLAA, encoded by the coding sequence ATGGAATCCGCGAACTCGGCCCTGTCGCTGCCTCTCGCGGCCCCGGTCGGCGCGGTGCTGGCCCCGATCGGATCCCTGCTCGACCGGCTGATGCCCGGGGCGCCGACCCCGTCCGGGGAGACACCCAGCGTCCCGAGCGAGACGGAGGGCGGCGCCGCATCCATCCCCGCCGACACCGGCCCGCCGGAGCCCCCGACGCTGCTTCCCCAGACGGCGGCCACGGCGATCAATCCGATCGTCCTGGAGAACCAGAAGACCGGCAATCCGGAGAGCGAGTGGGGCATCGAGGGCAGCGGCAGCGCCAATATCCAGGGCTTCGCCACCAGCATCAGCGTCAATCACGGCCAGACGGTCGACTTCAAGATCGCCACGGATTCGACCGACTACCGGATCGACATCTACCGCCTGGGCTATTACGGCGGCATGGGCGCCCGCAAGGTCGCGACCATCGACCGGCAGCTCACCTCCGCACAGGTGCAGCCGCACCCGCTGGTCGACTACAGCACCGGCCTGATCGACTGCGGCAACTGGTCGGTCTCCGCCAGCTGGGACGTGCCCGCCGACGCGGTCTCCGGCGTCTATATCGCCAAGCTGGTGCGAGAGGACGGGACCGAAGGCGCGAGCCACATCCCGTTCATCGTCCGCGATGACGAGGCCGACAGCGACATCACCTTCCAGACGTCGGACACCACCTGGCAGGCCTACAACGCCTGGGGCGGCGCCAGCCTCTATGGCGGCAACGTGCCGACCGATCCCGCCGACCTGATCGGCTGGACGCCGCCGAACTGCAGTTGCGGCCTGACCGCGATCGGCCGCGCCACCAAGGTCAGCTACAACCGGCCGTTCATCACGACGGACAGCCCCTATTCGGCCGGGCCGCAGGACTGGATCTTCGGCGTCGAGCATTCGGCGATCCGCTGGCTGGAGCAGAACGGCTACGACGTCAACTACATCTCCGGCGTCGACACCGACCGTGACGCGGCGCAGCTGCTGAACACCAAGATGTTCCTGTCGGTCGGGCATGATGAATACTGGTCGGGCCAGCAGCGCGCCAATGTCGAGGCGGCCCGCGACGCCGGCGTGAACCTGGCGTTCTGGAGCGGCAACGAAGTCTATTGGAAGACCCGGTGGGAGACCAGCATCGACGGCAGCGGCACGCCCTACCGCACCCTGGTCACCTACAAGGAGACCTGGGGCGACCGCACGGACCCGAGCAACACCGGTACCGGCACCTGGCGCGATCCCCGCTTCGCCGATCCGGGACAGGAGCCCGAGAATTCGCTGACCGGCACGATGTTCACGGTCGACGCCTATCGCCTCGACACGATCACCATCCCCTACGACTATTCCAACCTGCGGTTCTGGCGGAACACGGATGTCGCCGACCTCCAGCCCGGCCAGACCTATTCCCTGGTCCAGAACCTGCTCGGCTACGAATGGGATTCCGACGTCGACAACGGCTTCCGCCCGGCCGGGCTGATCAACCTGTCGCTGTCGACGGTGTCGGTGGACACGTATCTGCGGGATTACGGCACCAGCGTCGGATCCGCCACCGTCGACCACAGCCTGACCATGTACCGGGCGGAGAGCGGCGCCCTGGTCTTCGGCGCCGGCACGGTCTACTGGTCCTGGGGCCTGGACGACAACCACGACAACGAAGCGACGCCGGTGGACCGGAACGTCCAGCAGGCGATGGTCAACATGTTCGCCGACATGGGCATCCAGCCCGGCACGCTGCAGGCCAGCCTGATCATGGCGACGGGCTCGACCGACCATACGGCGCCGACCGCCACCGTGCTGACGCCGGCGAACGGCACCGGCCTGGTCGAAGGCCAGCGGGTCGTCATCACCGGCACCGCCCAGGATTTCGGCGGCGGCATCGTCGCCGGCGTCGAGGTCTCCACCGACGGCGGCGTCACCTGGCGCAAGGCGTCGGGGCGGGAGAGCTGGAGCTACGCCTGGAACGCGCAGGCTGCCGGCACCTATGTCATCATGGCCCGGGCGGCGGATGACAGCGTCAATCTCGGGGCGGCGTCGACGGGCGTCTCGGTCACCGTCACCCTGCCCTCCACGGAAAGCATGTGGACCTTCGCCAACAAGCCGACGCAGGTCCATATCCAGGATCGCAACGCCGTCGAACTCGGCATGCGCTTCAGCTCCAACGCCGCCGGCACGATCAGCGGCGTCCGCTTCTACAAGGGCTTCTACAACCAGGGGACCCACACCGGCAGCCTGTGGAGCGCGGACGGCACCCTGCTGGCCACCGCCACCTTCACCAACGAGACGCTGGAGGGCTGGCAGACCGTCACGTTCTCCAATCCGGTCTCGATCCAGCCGGGGACGACCTACATCGTCTCCTACCACAGCAACGGCTTCTATTCGGCCGATGCTGGCTATTTCGACGTCGCCCGCACCAACGGTCACCTGACCGCGCCGGTCGGGGCGGGCGTCTACGCCTATGGTACGTCGAGCCTGTTCCCGAGCAACGTCTTCCAGAACGAGAATTTCTGGGTGGACGCCCTGTTCACGCCCGGGCCCGGCGGCGGCAATGTCGCCCCCGTCGCCAACAACGACAACGGCCTCGCCACCAACCAGGGTGTCGCGCTGACGGTCCAGGCCGCGACCCTGCTGGCGAACGACACCGATCCCAACGGCGATCCCTTGACCGTCACCGGTGTCGGCAACGCGGTGAACGGCACGGTCAGCTTCGACAGCCAGTCCGGCGCGATCACCTTCACCCCGACGGCTGGCTACAGCGGCCCGGCCAGCTTCACCTACACCATCTCGGACGGTCGCGGCGGCACCGCCACCGGGACGGCCAACCTCACCGTCAATCCGCCCGGCACGGGCCTCAGCCTGTGGTCGACCTCGACGACGCCGGGGACGGTCACCGTGAACGACGGGAGCCCGGTCGAGCTCGGCGTCAAGTTCGTCGCGTCGAGCAACGGCACCATCACCGGCATCCGGTTCTACAAGGGGGCACAGAACACCGGCCCCCACACCGCCAGCCTGTGGACCGCGACCGGCACGCTGCTGGCCACCGCCACCTTCACCGGCGAGACCGCAACCGGCTGGCAGACCGTCACCTTCGCCAACCCTGTCGCGATCAGCAGCGGCACGACCTATGTCGCCTCCTACCACACCAACGGCTACTACTCGGCGGATTCCGGCTATTTCACCGCCAGCTACAGCAACGGTCCTCTGAGCGCCCCGGCCAATGCCGGCGTCTACGCCTATGGCGGGTCCAGCCTGTTCCCGACCAACAGCTGGAACGCCTCCAACTACTGGGTCGATGTCCTCTACAACCAGTCGGGCGGCGCCTCCAACCAGCCGCCGACGGCGGTGGCGGATGACGGCTTCAGCACGGCCCAGAACGCGCCTTTGGCGATCGCGGCCGGGGATCTGCTGGCCAACGACACCGATCCGAACGGCGACGCGCTGACGGTGACCGGCGTCAGCAACCCGGTCAATGGCGCGGTCAGCCTGAACAGCCAGACCAACACCATCACCTTCACCCCGACTGCCGGCTTCACCGGAACGGCCAGCTTCACCTACACCATCTCGGACGGCCGCGGCGGCACCGCTTCGGCCACGGTCGACGTGACCGTCCGGCAGGCCGGCGACGGGGTCAGCCTGTTCCTGCCGACCGACACGCCGGCGACGGTGACCGAAGAGGATCCGAATTCGGTCGAGCTCGGCATGAAGTTCTCGGCCTCCGCCGGCGGCACCATCACCGGCATCCGGTTCTACAAGGGGCCGCAGAACACCGGCCCCCACACGGCCAGCCTGTGGACCGCGAGCGGCACCCTGCTGGCCACTGCCACATTCACCGGCGAGACCGCCACCGGCTGGCAGACCGTCACCTTCGCCAACCCGGTCGCGATCAGCGCCGGCACCACCTACGTCGCCTCCTACCACACCAACGGCTACTATTCGGCCACCAGCGGGTACTTCACGACCTCCCGCTCGAACGGTCCCCTGACCGCTCCGGTCGATGCCGGCGTCTACGCCTATAGCGGATCCAGCATGTTCCCGACCAACAGCTGGAACGCCACGAACTATTGGGTCGATGTCGTCTACAACCAGTCCGGCACCGGGACGAACCAACCGCCGACGGCGGTGGCGGACAGCGGCCTCTCCACCAACCGGGACGCCGCACTGTCGATCCCGACCTCGACTCTGCTGGCCAACGACACCGATCCGAACGGCGACGCGCTGACGGTGACCGGCGTCAGCAACCCGGTCAACGGCACGGTGAGCCTGAACAGCCAGACCAACACCGTCACCTTCACCCCGACCGCCGGCTTCACCGGGACGGCGAGCTTCACCTATGCCATTTCCGACGGCCGCGGCGGCACCGCTTCGGCGACCGCCTCGCTGACGGTGGCGCCGCCCCCGGCCGGAAGCAGCCTGTTCTCGGCCTCGGACACGCCGGCCATCGCCAGCGTCAACGATCCATCGCCGGTCGAGCTGGGCATGAAGTTCCAGGCCGATGTCGCCGGCACGATCACCGCCCTGCGCTACTACAAGAGCGCCCAGGACACCGGCACCCATCAGGGCCATCTCTGGACCGCCACCGGTCAGCTGCTCGCCACGGTCACCTTCACCAACGAGACCGCCAGCGGCTGGCAGACGGCGGTCCTCGCCCAGCCGGTCGCGATCGACGCGAACACGACCTACATCACCTCCTACCACAGCAATGGCTACTACGCGGCCACGCCGAACTATTTCGCGGACGACGTCGTCAACGGCCATTTGCGCGCCCTCGCCGATGCCACAGGCGGCGGCAACGGCGTCTTCGCCTATGGCGCCAGCGGCAGCTTCCCGACCGGCAGCTTCAACCGCACCAACTACTCGGCCGATGTCGTCTTCAACCCGCAACTGGCCGCCTGA
- a CDS encoding GTP-binding protein yields the protein MTSPPRLPVTVLSGFLGAGKTTLLNHILRNREGRRVAVIVNDMSEVNIDADLVRDGGADLSRTSESLVEMTNGCICCTLRDDLLHEVRRLAAEQRFDYLLVESTGISEPLPVAASFSFRDAGGASLGDVARLDTMVTVVDAIGLLRDYAGRDLLRDRGQAAHDGDARTLADLLVEQIEFADVVVLNKAFDVSAVELVQIRRILRALNADAQVVEAEYGRVPLDAILDTGLFVEGKAATHPLWHRELFGPGGHTPETELYGISSFVYRARRPFDPERLEEFLGRSWPGLIRAKGFFWLATRPDWIGQLSIAGSQRRVDGKGLWWAAVPPQHWPRHPDWQSRIEQHWSLIWGDRRQELVFIGCGHDEDAIRQALDACLVGSPLRYDRAAYRGLQDPFPDWQIGHAA from the coding sequence ATGACCTCTCCGCCGCGCCTTCCCGTCACGGTCCTCTCCGGCTTTCTCGGGGCCGGCAAGACGACGCTGCTGAACCATATCCTGCGCAACCGCGAAGGCCGCCGGGTCGCCGTCATCGTCAATGACATGAGCGAGGTCAACATCGACGCCGACCTGGTCCGCGACGGCGGCGCCGATCTCAGCCGCACCAGCGAGTCCCTGGTCGAGATGACCAATGGCTGCATCTGCTGCACCCTGCGCGACGACCTGCTGCACGAGGTCCGCCGCCTGGCCGCCGAGCAGCGGTTCGACTATCTGCTGGTGGAGAGCACCGGCATCTCCGAGCCCCTGCCGGTGGCGGCCTCGTTCTCCTTCCGCGATGCCGGCGGCGCCTCGCTCGGCGATGTCGCCCGGCTCGACACCATGGTCACGGTGGTCGATGCGATCGGTCTGCTGCGGGACTATGCCGGCCGCGACCTGCTGCGCGACCGCGGCCAGGCCGCCCATGACGGCGACGCGCGCACGCTGGCCGACCTGCTGGTCGAACAGATCGAATTCGCGGATGTGGTCGTCCTCAACAAGGCCTTCGACGTGTCCGCCGTGGAGCTGGTCCAGATCCGCCGCATCCTCCGCGCCCTCAACGCCGATGCCCAGGTGGTGGAGGCGGAGTACGGCCGGGTTCCGCTGGACGCGATCCTCGACACCGGCCTGTTCGTGGAAGGGAAGGCCGCGACCCATCCCCTTTGGCACCGGGAGCTGTTCGGGCCAGGCGGACACACGCCGGAGACGGAGCTCTACGGGATATCGAGCTTCGTCTATCGGGCCCGTCGCCCGTTCGACCCGGAGCGGCTGGAGGAGTTCCTGGGGCGCAGCTGGCCGGGACTGATCCGGGCCAAGGGCTTCTTCTGGCTCGCGACCCGGCCGGACTGGATCGGCCAGCTGTCGATCGCCGGCAGCCAGCGCCGTGTCGACGGCAAAGGACTGTGGTGGGCGGCCGTCCCGCCGCAGCACTGGCCGCGCCACCCGGACTGGCAAAGCCGGATCGAGCAGCACTGGAGCCTGATCTGGGGCGACCGGCGGCAGGAGCTGGTGTTCATCGGCTGCGGGCATGACGAGGACGCCATCCGCCAGGCATTGGACGCCTGCCTCGTTGGCTCCCCGCTCCGTTACGACCGCGCCGCCTATCGCGGGCTGCAGGACCCTTTCCCCGACTGGCAGATCGGCCACGCCGCCTGA